The segment ACTCGCACAGGTGGGCGAGGTCGGCGCCGCTGAAGCCCTCGGTCGCCTTGGCGAGGCGCCGGGTGTCGATGCGCTCGACGGGCCGGTCGCGCAGGTGGGTGCGCAGGATCGCCTCGCGCGCCTCGCGGTCCGGAGGCAGCACGAGCAGGGTGCGGTCCAACCGGCCGGGGCGGCGCAGCGCGGGGTCGACGTCCCACGGGTGGTTGGTCGCGGCGAGCACGAAGACGCCCTCGTTGTCCGACCCGACGCCGTCGAGCTCGGTGAGCAGCTGGTTGACCGTCGTCCGCGCCCCGGAGCTGCGGTTGAGGGAGCGCTTGCCGCCGATGGCGTCGAGCTCGTCGAGGAACAGCACGCACGGCGCCGACGAACGGGCGACCTCGAACAGCTCCTTGACGTTGCGCTCGCTCTGGCCGATGTACATGTCGAGCACGTCGGCGAGCGACACGTGCAGGAACGACGCCCCCAGCTCGCCTGCGACGGCCTTGGCGAGGAACGTCTTGCCGCAGCCGGGCGGCCCGTAGAGCAGCAGCCCGCCGCGCAGCGACTTGCCGTAGAGGGCTCGCAGCTCGGGGTTGCGCAGCGGCGCGAGGAAGCTCGCCTCCAGGCGCTTCTTGACCTCCGTCAGCCCTCCGACGTCGGCGAGCCGCACCCCGGCACTCTCGACGTCGTACGCCGACGGGCCGGGGTCCTCGGTGGAGCCGTCGACGAACATCGGGCCCACCGTCTCGCCGAGGTCGGACTCGGCGGCGCGCCAGTCGAACGTCGCCGGCTTCGCCGGAGGCGCGTCGTCCGACGGGGCGGCAGGACCCGCCGCGGGAGCCGCCTCGGCGCCAGCCTCGCCCGGCGCGGTGCCCATCGCCCGCGCCATCAGTTCGCGTGCCTGCGCCGAGGTCGGGTCCTTGGCGAGCGCCGTCGCGACGTGCTCGACCGCCTCGGCGCCACGGTCGGCCTCGACGAGCAGGCCGGCCAGGTGCAGCCGCAGCGGCAGGTCGTCGGGGGCGGCCCGCACGGCGGCGGCCAGGCTCTCGATCAGGCGCTCGTCCACGGCCCCACCCTAGGAGAGCCGTCAGCGGCCGCGCACGAGGTTGACGAGCGCCATGACCAACCAGCCGACCACGCAGATGACGCCGACCGTGCGGAGGACGCCGGCCAGGACGATCCCGGCGCCAGCCGCGACGGCGTACGGCGCGAACGCCATCACGACCACGGCGACCGACAGCAGCGCGAGCAGGGCGAGGAGGTACTTGCCCTGCCACTGCGCGCGCCGGAACAGCCCGCGACCCCAGCTCCCGACGCCGCGCGGCAGGTCGCGGACCACGCCCCGCACGAGGACGACCACCACGGCGACGTACGCCGCTCCCGCGAGCGCCCGCGACCACCACGGGGCGCCGGTCACGAGCAGGATGCCGAGCACCACGGCCGCGGCGAACAGCGACCACATCACCCGCCGGCCGAGCAGCAGGAGCACCGTGTCGAGGTTGTCGCGGACCTGCTTCTGCTGGGGGTCGCTGCCGACCGCGCCGCGGAGCAGCCCGGCCGCCCTGCCGAGCCGCCCGCGGTCCATCTCCGACGCCGCGAGGTTGTTCTGGGCGAGCGTGTGCTGCGGGTCGAGCGCCATCGCGTTGCGGAACGCCGCCTGCGCGCCCTCGTGGTTGCCGAGGGCGTCGAGGCAGAGACCGACGAGGTTGTGGGCGTCGGGGCTGTGCGGCGCCGCCTCCACCGCGCGCCGTGCCGCCTCGTAGGCGTCGCGGGTGCGCGGGCGGCGCAGGCTCAGCAGCGCGCGGGCGTACTGGTAGTGCGAGGTGAAGTCGTGCGGCGCCAGCCGGAGGCCGGACTCCGCAGCCGTGACGGCGCCCGTCCCGTCCTTGCGGTCGCACAGCACGTCGACCAGCACGTGGTGGGCGCCGGCGTCCTCCGGGTCGAGGGCGAGCGCGCTGCGCACGACCTGCTCAGCCTCGGCGTGGCGGTCCTGGCGGTTGAGGGCGCGGGCCAGCCCCAGCAGGGCGCGGCCCGACCCGGGGTCACCGGTCAGCACGTCGCGGAAGCGCTGCTCCGCCTCGACGTCGCGGCGCAGGTCGAGCAACTGCTCGGCGTGCGCGAGCGCCCGCCAGTCCGCCCCTCCGCTGTCCACGGGGCCCATCCTGACAAACTGCAGGGGTGACTGCCCGCGACATCGTGATCCTCGGCTCGACCGGGTCCATCGGCACCCAGGCGCTCGACCTCGTCCGCGCCCACCCCGACCGGTTCCGCGTGGTCGGCCTGACGGCCGGCGGGTCCAACCCCGAGCTGTTCGAGGCCCAGGTCGCGGAGTTCGCGCCGGCGTACTCCGGGCTGGGGGAGGAGGCGTCCACCGAGGCCGCCGGACGACCCTGCGACGTCGTGCTCAACGGCATCACCGGAGCCGTCGGCCTCCGCCCCACCCTCGCCGCCCTCGACGCCGGCACCACGCTGGCCCTCGCCAACAAGGAGTCGCTCATCATCGGCGGCCCGCTGGTGAAGGAGCGCGCCCGCCCGGGCCAGATCGTGCCGGTCGACTCCGAGCACAGCGCCATCGCCCAGAGCCTCCGTGCCGGCTCCGCCGAGGAGGTACGACGCCTCGTCCTCACCGCCTCCGGTGGCCCGTTCCGCGGTCGCACGGGCGAGGAGCTCGCCGACGTCACCCCGGAGCAGGCGCTGGCGCACCCCAACTTCGCGATGGGCCGGGTGATCACCACCAACTCCGCGACGCTGGTCAACAAGGGCCTCGAGGTCATCGAGGCGCACCTGCTCTTCGACATCCCCTTCGACCGCATCGACGTCGTCGTCCACCCGCAGCAGCTCATCCACTCGATGGTCGAGTTCGTCGACGGCGCGGTGGTGGCCCAGCTCGGCCTGCCCACCATGCTGGTCCCGATCTCCCTCGGGATGGGCTGGCCCGACCGGGTCCCCGACGCCGAGACGCCGATCGACTGGACCCGGGCGGCGGACTGGCGCTTCGAGCCCCTCGACGACGTGGTCTTCCCCGCCGTCACCCTCGCCCGGACCGCGGGGGAGCGCGGCGGCACCGCGCCCGCCGTCTACAACGCCGCCAACGAGGTCGCCGTCGACGCCTTCCACGACGGCCGGCTGCGCTTCCCCGACATCGTTTCCACGGTGGCACACGTCCTGGACCGTCACGACGTACCATCGAAGGCGCACCTCACCGTCGACGACGTCCTCGCCGCGGACTCCTGGGCGCGAGCCGAGGCCGCAGCCCTCATCTGACGCCCCTCCCCAGAAGGACCCTCCACGCACATGTCCGCCCTGCTCTACACCCTGGGTGTCGTCGCCTTCGTCCTGGCGATCCTCGTCTCGATCGGGCTGCACGAGTTCGGGCACCTCGTGCCCGCGAAGAAGTTCGGCTGCAAGGTGCCCCAGTGGTTCATCGGCTTCGGCCCCACGGTGTGGAGCAAGCAGATCGGTGACACCGAGTACGGCGTCAAGGCGATCCCGCTCGGCGGCTACGTCAAGATCGTCGGGATGCTGCCCCCCGGCGCCGAGGACCTCGTCGAGGAGACGACGTACGACGAGGACGGCGAGGCGGTCCACAAGGTCCGCCGCTCCAACACGGGCCTCTTCACCCAGCTGATCTCCGACGCGCGAGCAGCGGAGTGGGAGTACGTCAAGCAGCACGAGACCGACCGGCTCTTCTACCGCCTCCCGTGGTGGAAGAAGGTGATCGTGATGGCGGGCGGGCCGATGGTCAACATCGCCATCGCGTTCGGCCTGTTCGTCCTGCTCTTCGCGACCTACGGCAACCCGCGCGACGAGGTCGTCGAGCCGGTCGTGGCCGCCGTGCCCGCGTGCGTGGTGCCCGTCGAGGAGCAGGGCCGCGCCTGCGCCGCCGACGACCCGCCCACGCCCGCGAAGGAGGCCGGGCTCCGGGCCGGCGACGAGATCCTCAGCTTCAACGGCACGCCCTTCAGCGACTGGGACAGCCTCCAGTCGCAGATCCGCGCGAACGCCGACGGCGACGCCGTCATCGAGGTACGACGCGGCGACGAGCAGCTCACGCTGACCACCAACACCACCGTCACGCTGCGCCAGACCTCGATGGAGGACCAGACCCTCACCGAGGTGGGCTTCCTCGGCGTGCAGCCCGAGACCCGGCTCGAGACCGGCGGCGTCGTCTACACCGCGATCCAGATGGAGACGATGACCGTCGAGACGGTCAAGGCTCTCGGCCAGCTGCCGGTCAAGGTCTACGAGGTCGGGCGCGCCATCGTCGGCCTGCAGGAGCGCGACCCCGAGAGCCCGGTGTCGATCGTGGGTGGCGGCCGCTTCGCCGGCGAGGCGGCGGCCAGCGAGGCCTTCCCGCTCACCGAGAAGGTCGTCACGCTGCTGTTCCTCATCGCCAGCTTCAACTTCTTCATCGGCATGTTCAACTTCGTGCCGCTGCTGCCCCTCGACGGTGGCCACATCGCGGGGGCGCTCTACGAAGGCCTCAAGCGGGGCATCGCCCGGCTCCTCGGCCGCCCCGATCCTGGTCACGTCGACGTCGCCAAGCTGCTGCCGGTGGCCTACGTCGTGGGGCTCGCGATGCTGGTCATGGGCGTGGTCCTGATCGTCGCCGACATCGTCGTACCGCTGCGCCTGAGCTGACCCGGCCCGCACCCGAGCGGGTGGGGCCGCAGGCAAAAGTTCACGCAACCGTCTGAGCGGTCGCGATCGCTGTGGAATCCTGCGAGACGTGCCGCTGCCCGGGCGTGCGCGGGAGGCGTGCCCGAGCAGCGGTGCCGTGCTGCCCGGCCCGTACGATGAGGCCATGACTTCCGTCGGCTTGGGCATGCCTGCGCTCCCGCCCCCCGTCCTGGCCCCCCGCCGCAAGACCCGCCAGATCAAGGTGGGCTCGGTGGGTGTCGGCAGCGACTCGCCGATCTCGGTCCAGTCGATGACCACGACGCTGACCTCCGACGTCAACGCCACCCTCCAGCAGATCGCCGAGCTCACCGCGACGGGCTGCGACATCGTGCGCGTCGCGTGCCCGAGCCAGGACGACGCCGACGCGTTGCCGGAGATCGCCCAGCACTCGCAGATCCCGGTCATCGCCGACATCCACTTCCAGCCCAAGTACGTCTTCGCCGCCATCGACGCCGGCTGCGCGGCGGTGCGGGTCAACCCGGGCAACATCCGCAAGTTCGACGACCAGGTCAAGGAGATCGCGCGGGCCGCCAAGGACCGCGGCACCTCGATCCGCATCGGCGTCAACGCCGGTTCGCTCGACAAGCGGATCCTCGACAAGTACGGCAAGGCCACCCCCGAGGCGCTCGTCGAGTCCGCGGTGTGGGAGGCCAGCCTCTTCGAGGAGCACGACTTCCACGACTTCAAGATCTCGGTCAAGCACAACGACCCGGTCGTGATGGTCCGGGCCTACGAGCTGCTGGCCGCGGCCGGCGACTGGCCGCTGCACCTCGGTGTCACCGAGGCCGGCCCCGCGTTCCAGGGCACCATCAAGTCCTCGGTCGCCTTCGGCCACCTGCTCAGCAAGGGCATCGGCGACACGATCCGCGTCTCGCTGTCCGCGCCGCCGGTCGAGGAGGTCAAGGTGGGCCTCCAGATCCTGGAGTCGCTCAACCTCAAGCCGCGCCGCCTCGAGATCGTCTCCTGCCCGTCCTGCGGCCGCGCCCAGGTCGACGTCTACAAGCTCGCCGAGGAGGTCACCGCCGGCCTCGACGGCTTGGAGGTGCCGCTGCGCGTCGCCGTCATGGGCTGCGTCGTCAACGGTCCCGGCGAGGCGCGCGAGGCCGACCTCGGTGTCGCCTCGGGCAACGGTAAGGGCCAGATCTTCGTCAAGGGCGAGGTCGTCAAGACCGTCCCCGAGTCGCAGATCGTGGAGACCCTCATCGAGGAGGCCATGCGCATCGCCGAGGGCATGGAACCGGTCGACGGCGCGGAGGCCACCGTCAGCGTCTCCTGACCGTCGCGGGGCGCGACAGCGAGCCGCTCGGTCCCATTAGGCTCCAAGCGTGCTGAGGACCCGCGAGCAGGTGCGCGTGCTGGGCCCGGGCGACCGGGACGCCTTTATCGCGCTCGCGGAGCAGGACCCCGTCGTCAACGTCTTCGCCGACTACCGCGCCCGGCTCACCAACCTCGACGAACGGTGGCTCGGCGGACAGGTGTGGGGCCGCTTCGAGGGGGACCGGCTCGTCGCGGGCTGCCACCTCGGGGCCAACCTCGTCCCGGTGCAGTGCACGCGCGACGACGTGGGCGCCTTCGCCGACGTGGCGCTCCGCCGGCGCAACACCGTCGGCACCATCGTCGGCCCCGCCGCCGTCGTGGCGGCGCTGTGGGAGCAGATCGAGCCGCGCTGGGCGACGCCGCGGGAGATCCGTCCCGACCAGCCGCACCTCGAGATGGGTCGGGTTCCGACCATTGCCGCCGACCCCGGTGTGCGGGTCACCACCCCGCAGGACCTCGACCGGCTCTACCCCGCGTGCGTGGCGATGTACACCGAGGAGGTCGGCGTCTCGCCGGAGAACGACGCGGGTGGGGGAGACCTCTACCGCGCGCGCATCCAGCAGCTGATCGGCCGCGGTTGGTCGATGGCGAGCTTCGACGACCAGGGCGTGGTCTTCAAGGCGGAGATCGCCTGCGTGACGCCGTACGCCGCCCAGGTGCAGGGCGTGTGGGTCCGCCCCGACCGTCGGGGCGAGGGGCTCTCGACGAGCGGCATGGCGGCCGTGGTCTCCCATGTCGTCTCCTCCGGCGTGGCACCGGTGGTCTCGCTCTACGTCAATGAGTGGAACACCGCCGCGCGGGCGGCCTACGCGCGGGTCGGCTTCGAGCAGACGGCGACCTTCGCGACGCTGATGTTCTAGGCCGGTCGAGGTGCAGAAAAAAGTTCTTGTCCGGGTGTATCACGCAGGGGTGTACGCGCACCTGTGCTGACATGGGGACAATGGTCACCATGTCAGAGGACCGAAGGACTGAGGGGCAGTCCGACCAGTCACCGTGGGACATGGCCAGTGGGGCGTTCATCGCCTGGCGTTCGGGGGACGCCGCAGCGATGGACGAGCTGGTTGCCACGATGACGCCGATCCTGTGGCACGTGGTGCGGGCATACGGGCACGACCGCCAGACCGCCGAGGACGTGATCCAGGCGACCTGGCTCGGTTTCGTACGCCTCCACCGGACCATCGAGGACCCGCAGGCGGTCGCGTCCTGGTTGATCACCTCAGCCAGGCGCGGCGCAGCCGCACATACCAGGGCCGCGCGACGTGCGACCCCGGTGCAGGACGAGACGCTGCACGCCGCACTCCCGGACGCGGAGTCGGCCGAGGCGCTCGCGATGCTCGACGACGAGGCGTCACGGTTGTGGGGGGCCGTGGCGACCGTCGACGAGCGCTGCCGCAAGCTGCTGAGAGTCGTGGCCTTCATGGACCGCCCCGACTACCAGTCGATCAGCCAGGACCTCGACATGCCGGTCGGGAGCATCGGGCCCACGCGGGCGCGGTGTCTGGCGAAGGTCCGGACCGCTCTGATGAAAGGAGGCGAGCGATGACTGATGGGGACGCCGCTCTCCTCGAGGAACTGCGTGACATGTGGATGACCTATGACCCGCCGCCGCCCGGCCTCGTCGCGACGATGATCGCTGCCGTCGCTGCCGCCGACCTCGACGCGGAATGGGAGATGCTCACCCTCGTCCGCGACTCGCGCGACGAGCCCGCTGCCCAGGTGAGGGGACTCGCCACTTCGCGCATCCTCTACTTCACCGCCGCAGAGGGCTGGTCGCTCGACGCCGAGCTCGACGACGGCCAGGTCCGTGGACAGCTGCTCGACTTCGACGGTGACATGGGGGCCGTCGAGATCGTGGTCGATACGACCGACGGGCAGAGCTGGACCACCGCGCTCGACGAGGTGGGTTTCTTCACCCTCGGCGCCGAGCCGACCGGATCCGTGCGCTTCACGGTGCGCGACAGCGGCCGGTCGGCGACCAGTCGCTGGATCGAGCTCTGACCTCGTTCGATCCTGACGCCGGCCCTGCCCTTCCCCTCAGGGGCCGGGGTAGGGCTGGCGCAGCTCCTGGTGGGGGCCGATCGTCGGGTCGGAGTCGTACACCGACCTGGCGAGCACGGCGTCGCGCGCGTCACGTGCCGACACGCCCGTCTCGCTGATCTCCCGGGCGATGAGGCCGGCCACGACCGGAGCGGAGAACGAGGTGCCGCTCCACCGCGCCATCCCCGTGGTGAAGACCCGGACGTCACCCTTGTTCGGTGTCTCGTGGCACTCGAAGGTCCCGTCGGGGAAGGCGTTGACCACGTTGCGGCCCAGCGCGTAGACGTCGGCGGACACGCCGAAGTTGGAGAAGCTGGAGACGCGCCCGTCCCGGTCGAGGGAGCCGACGCCGACGCACCAGTCGAAGGCGGCGGGCCAGAAGGGGGCCGCCCAGGAGTCGTTGCCGGCAGCGGCGACGAGCACGCAGTCGCGCTCCTTGAGGTGCTTGTGGTGGAACTTCCGCATCGCGATCGAGGGCCGGTCGCGCCGGGTGCGGCAGCCGGCCGAGAGGTTGATGACCTGCGGGTCGTGCCGGAGCGCCTCCTCGAGCTGCACGACGAGGTCGGACTCCAGGATCCCGCCGCCACCGACACCACCGATCGCGAAACCCTCCACGTAGACATTCGTCTCCGGGGCGACGCACCGCACGACCCCGGCGATGAACGTGCCGTGGCCGGCGTACGGACGCAGGTCGGGGCCGTTGAGCTCGTCGTCGCCCTTCACGCCCTTGAGCCACGGGGTGCGGGGGTCGGTCGCGGCCGGCGGGTGCCAGCCGGTGTCGACCACGACGACGCTGACCTCGCGGCCCTTCTCCAGCGGCGCGACCGGCGGCCACGGCTCGGTGAGGCCGGTCTCCTGGGCTTCGATCGCCGGGCACATGCTGCCTCCGCCGCCGCCGGGGGAGACGTGCACCCAGTGGTCGGGTGACGCGGCACCGCGCGGCAGGCCGTTGTCCTCGAGGAGGTCGAGCACCTCGGGCACCGACTGTCCGTCACGACGCTCGGGCAGGACGTAGCGGACGACCTCGCCGTCGAGCAGATTGACGTCGTCGCGACGCAGCTCGCCGGTCAGGATCCGATCGCCCACCTGGGCCACGAGGCGCTCGAACGCCTCGACGTCCTCGACGCCCACCAGGACCCGGTCGGGATGGAAGACGTACGTGAAGTCGGCGGGGGCCAGCGTGTCCCACGCGACCTCACCGTCGTTGGCCTTCTGGAAGGCGCGGATCTGGTCGGTGGTACGTCGTCGTCGGTCGTCGCCGATCTTCCAGTCACCTGACATGGTCCGACGCTAGCGTCGTCGGGGTCCCGGGCCGAGGGGTTCTCGAGAGATTTCCGCGCGGATCCGCGAGGATGGACCCGTGGATCGGGACGAGGCGGAGGAGCTGCTCCGCACCCTGTTCGCCGATCCCGGAGCCGCTCGGGCCACGGCCGAGGCCGTCCTCGTCACCGACGACGACCCGGCGGTCTCGTCGATAGGCCACCAGATCATCGGCATCGTGCTCCGCGACCTCGGCCACGCCGATGTCGCACTCCACGAGCTGCGGACGGCCCTGCGCCTGGCCAGGCGATCGGGCGACACCGCCCGCGCCGGCGACGTGCTGGCCACGCTCGGCGCGTCCCTCTGCCTCGGCGGCCGGACCACCGAGGGGCTCCGCCTGCTCGGCGAGGCCGAGGCCGCGCTGCACGGCGTCCCGCTCGGGCGCATGCTGGTGCGTAGGGCCCTCGTGCTGGGCCATCTGCTCGCGCGCTTCGAGGACAGCGCGTCAGACCTGCGGCGGGCACGTGAGCTGTTCGCCGGCAGTGGGGACCACGTCTGGGAGGCGCGAGCACTCAACCTGCAGGGCCTCGTCGACGTCAACCAGGGCGACATCGAGTCGGCGGAGCGGGCCTTCGCGGAGTACGGCGTGCTGGCCGCCGAGGTCGGCGACGGGGAGGCCGTCGCGGTCAGCGTCCACAACCGCGGCTGGCTCGCCTTCGTGCGCGGTGACCTGCCGGAGGCGATGGAGCGATTCGCCGACGCGGCGGCTCGCTTCGAGGGGCTGGGCGTCACCAACGTGGACCTCGTCTTCGACCAGGCGTCCGCCTACCTGGCCGGGGGTCTCGCCGAGGACGCCGTCGCCATCGTCGAGGCGGCCCTCGTCGCTCGCCCCCTGCAGGGTCGCGAACGTGCCGACCTGCTGATCGGGGTCGCGGAGGCCGCCCTCGCGGCCGGTGACTCGCGGCGGGCGATGTCCGCCGCCGACGAGGGCGCGGCGATGCTGCGCGCCCAGGCGAGGCCCGTTCACCGGCTGGAGGCGGAGCTGCTGTCGATCACCGCCCGAGACCGGGCGGGCCAGCAGCCCGGCCCGCTCCTGCGCCGGGCGGAGCGCGTCGTGGCCGGCCTGCGGGACGCTCGTGCCCCCCAGCTGCCGCACGCGCTCCTGCTGGGTGCCGGGCTGGCGAGCCGCGTCCGGTCGGCTCGTGCGGCCGGGCTCGCGTCCGACTGGCTCGCCGAGGCGGCGTCCTTCCGGCAGGCCCCCACCGGCGCCGTCCGAGCGCTCGGCTGGTTCGCCCAGGCACGAGCCCGCGACCTGCTCGGGGACTCCGGCGGCGTGCTGCGTGCGTGCGAGCTCGGTCTGCGCGCGCTCGACGAGCACCGTGCGACCCTCGGGAGCCAGGAGCTACGGGCCGGGTCGGCCGGGCACGGCGCGGCGCTCGCCGAGCTGGGCACACGCACCGCGATGGCCAGCGGCGACGCCAGGCAGCTGCTGCGGTGGTCCGAGCGGTGGCGGGCGACCGCCCTCTCGACGCCGGCCAGGAGCGCGGGCCACGATGAGGAGACCGCTGCCGACCTCACAGCGCTCCGGGCCCAGCGCCGACGGCTGGACGAGGCCCGCTCGGAGGGCGCACCCACCGACGCGCTGGAGGCGCGGGCGACGCGGCTCGAGCAGACGGTGCGCCGCCGGTTGCTGCAGGAGCGGGGTTCGGGCGAGGCGGCCGCGACCCTCGACGTCGAGCCCCTGCTCGCGGCGCTCACCGAGGACGACACGGTCCTCGTCGAGCTGACCGAGCTCGACGGCGTCCTGCACGCGCTCGTGGCGGGTCGCGGGCGCGTACGCCACCGGGTGGTCGGCGATGCCGCTGCCGCTGCCGCTGCCGTGGATTTCTCGTTGTTCACCCTGCGCCAGGCCGCTCGCGGGCGCCGGGCCCAGCTCGAGGTGGCCGGCGGCCGGCTCGAGCGCGCGCTGCTCGGGGCCGCGCTGGACGGCCTGGGGGAGCAGCGTGTCGTGGTCTGCGCACCCGCAGCGCTGCAAGGCGTCCCCTGGGGCCTGCTCCCGTCCCTGGCGCACGGACCCGTGACCGGCACGCCGTCGGCGCGGTTGTGGCTACGGGCCCGGACGTCCGCGCCGGCGGACGACCGTCGGGTGATGCTCGTCGGGCCGGGGCT is part of the Nocardioides cavernae genome and harbors:
- a CDS encoding AAA family ATPase translates to MDERLIESLAAAVRAAPDDLPLRLHLAGLLVEADRGAEAVEHVATALAKDPTSAQARELMARAMGTAPGEAGAEAAPAAGPAAPSDDAPPAKPATFDWRAAESDLGETVGPMFVDGSTEDPGPSAYDVESAGVRLADVGGLTEVKKRLEASFLAPLRNPELRALYGKSLRGGLLLYGPPGCGKTFLAKAVAGELGASFLHVSLADVLDMYIGQSERNVKELFEVARSSAPCVLFLDELDAIGGKRSLNRSSGARTTVNQLLTELDGVGSDNEGVFVLAATNHPWDVDPALRRPGRLDRTLLVLPPDREAREAILRTHLRDRPVERIDTRRLAKATEGFSGADLAHLCESASENALMESVGSGQVRMIGMSDFDQALSEIRPSIGPWVETARNVALYANASGEYDELAKWLRKRR
- a CDS encoding tetratricopeptide repeat protein; this encodes MDSGGADWRALAHAEQLLDLRRDVEAEQRFRDVLTGDPGSGRALLGLARALNRQDRHAEAEQVVRSALALDPEDAGAHHVLVDVLCDRKDGTGAVTAAESGLRLAPHDFTSHYQYARALLSLRRPRTRDAYEAARRAVEAAPHSPDAHNLVGLCLDALGNHEGAQAAFRNAMALDPQHTLAQNNLAASEMDRGRLGRAAGLLRGAVGSDPQQKQVRDNLDTVLLLLGRRVMWSLFAAAVVLGILLVTGAPWWSRALAGAAYVAVVVVLVRGVVRDLPRGVGSWGRGLFRRAQWQGKYLLALLALLSVAVVVMAFAPYAVAAGAGIVLAGVLRTVGVICVVGWLVMALVNLVRGR
- the dxr gene encoding 1-deoxy-D-xylulose-5-phosphate reductoisomerase gives rise to the protein MTARDIVILGSTGSIGTQALDLVRAHPDRFRVVGLTAGGSNPELFEAQVAEFAPAYSGLGEEASTEAAGRPCDVVLNGITGAVGLRPTLAALDAGTTLALANKESLIIGGPLVKERARPGQIVPVDSEHSAIAQSLRAGSAEEVRRLVLTASGGPFRGRTGEELADVTPEQALAHPNFAMGRVITTNSATLVNKGLEVIEAHLLFDIPFDRIDVVVHPQQLIHSMVEFVDGAVVAQLGLPTMLVPISLGMGWPDRVPDAETPIDWTRAADWRFEPLDDVVFPAVTLARTAGERGGTAPAVYNAANEVAVDAFHDGRLRFPDIVSTVAHVLDRHDVPSKAHLTVDDVLAADSWARAEAAALI
- a CDS encoding M50 family metallopeptidase; the encoded protein is MSALLYTLGVVAFVLAILVSIGLHEFGHLVPAKKFGCKVPQWFIGFGPTVWSKQIGDTEYGVKAIPLGGYVKIVGMLPPGAEDLVEETTYDEDGEAVHKVRRSNTGLFTQLISDARAAEWEYVKQHETDRLFYRLPWWKKVIVMAGGPMVNIAIAFGLFVLLFATYGNPRDEVVEPVVAAVPACVVPVEEQGRACAADDPPTPAKEAGLRAGDEILSFNGTPFSDWDSLQSQIRANADGDAVIEVRRGDEQLTLTTNTTVTLRQTSMEDQTLTEVGFLGVQPETRLETGGVVYTAIQMETMTVETVKALGQLPVKVYEVGRAIVGLQERDPESPVSIVGGGRFAGEAAASEAFPLTEKVVTLLFLIASFNFFIGMFNFVPLLPLDGGHIAGALYEGLKRGIARLLGRPDPGHVDVAKLLPVAYVVGLAMLVMGVVLIVADIVVPLRLS
- the ispG gene encoding flavodoxin-dependent (E)-4-hydroxy-3-methylbut-2-enyl-diphosphate synthase, which gives rise to MTSVGLGMPALPPPVLAPRRKTRQIKVGSVGVGSDSPISVQSMTTTLTSDVNATLQQIAELTATGCDIVRVACPSQDDADALPEIAQHSQIPVIADIHFQPKYVFAAIDAGCAAVRVNPGNIRKFDDQVKEIARAAKDRGTSIRIGVNAGSLDKRILDKYGKATPEALVESAVWEASLFEEHDFHDFKISVKHNDPVVMVRAYELLAAAGDWPLHLGVTEAGPAFQGTIKSSVAFGHLLSKGIGDTIRVSLSAPPVEEVKVGLQILESLNLKPRRLEIVSCPSCGRAQVDVYKLAEEVTAGLDGLEVPLRVAVMGCVVNGPGEAREADLGVASGNGKGQIFVKGEVVKTVPESQIVETLIEEAMRIAEGMEPVDGAEATVSVS
- a CDS encoding GNAT family N-acetyltransferase, whose amino-acid sequence is MLRTREQVRVLGPGDRDAFIALAEQDPVVNVFADYRARLTNLDERWLGGQVWGRFEGDRLVAGCHLGANLVPVQCTRDDVGAFADVALRRRNTVGTIVGPAAVVAALWEQIEPRWATPREIRPDQPHLEMGRVPTIAADPGVRVTTPQDLDRLYPACVAMYTEEVGVSPENDAGGGDLYRARIQQLIGRGWSMASFDDQGVVFKAEIACVTPYAAQVQGVWVRPDRRGEGLSTSGMAAVVSHVVSSGVAPVVSLYVNEWNTAARAAYARVGFEQTATFATLMF
- a CDS encoding RNA polymerase sigma factor; the encoded protein is MSEDRRTEGQSDQSPWDMASGAFIAWRSGDAAAMDELVATMTPILWHVVRAYGHDRQTAEDVIQATWLGFVRLHRTIEDPQAVASWLITSARRGAAAHTRAARRATPVQDETLHAALPDAESAEALAMLDDEASRLWGAVATVDERCRKLLRVVAFMDRPDYQSISQDLDMPVGSIGPTRARCLAKVRTALMKGGER
- a CDS encoding S8 family peptidase — its product is MSGDWKIGDDRRRRTTDQIRAFQKANDGEVAWDTLAPADFTYVFHPDRVLVGVEDVEAFERLVAQVGDRILTGELRRDDVNLLDGEVVRYVLPERRDGQSVPEVLDLLEDNGLPRGAASPDHWVHVSPGGGGGSMCPAIEAQETGLTEPWPPVAPLEKGREVSVVVVDTGWHPPAATDPRTPWLKGVKGDDELNGPDLRPYAGHGTFIAGVVRCVAPETNVYVEGFAIGGVGGGGILESDLVVQLEEALRHDPQVINLSAGCRTRRDRPSIAMRKFHHKHLKERDCVLVAAAGNDSWAAPFWPAAFDWCVGVGSLDRDGRVSSFSNFGVSADVYALGRNVVNAFPDGTFECHETPNKGDVRVFTTGMARWSGTSFSAPVVAGLIAREISETGVSARDARDAVLARSVYDSDPTIGPHQELRQPYPGP
- a CDS encoding CHAT domain-containing protein, giving the protein MDRDEAEELLRTLFADPGAARATAEAVLVTDDDPAVSSIGHQIIGIVLRDLGHADVALHELRTALRLARRSGDTARAGDVLATLGASLCLGGRTTEGLRLLGEAEAALHGVPLGRMLVRRALVLGHLLARFEDSASDLRRARELFAGSGDHVWEARALNLQGLVDVNQGDIESAERAFAEYGVLAAEVGDGEAVAVSVHNRGWLAFVRGDLPEAMERFADAAARFEGLGVTNVDLVFDQASAYLAGGLAEDAVAIVEAALVARPLQGRERADLLIGVAEAALAAGDSRRAMSAADEGAAMLRAQARPVHRLEAELLSITARDRAGQQPGPLLRRAERVVAGLRDARAPQLPHALLLGAGLASRVRSARAAGLASDWLAEAASFRQAPTGAVRALGWFAQARARDLLGDSGGVLRACELGLRALDEHRATLGSQELRAGSAGHGAALAELGTRTAMASGDARQLLRWSERWRATALSTPARSAGHDEETAADLTALRAQRRRLDEARSEGAPTDALEARATRLEQTVRRRLLQERGSGEAAATLDVEPLLAALTEDDTVLVELTELDGVLHALVAGRGRVRHRVVGDAAAAAAAVDFSLFTLRQAARGRRAQLEVAGGRLERALLGAALDGLGEQRVVVCAPAALQGVPWGLLPSLAHGPVTGTPSARLWLRARTSAPADDRRVMLVGPGLGSGGAEVPAVAAEDPRAEVLDGEAATVSAALAALDGVALAHVAAHGHFREDSPLFSSLTLADGPLLVHDLQGLGRPPHRVVLSACESGVMQPVGDQELLGLAAALLSMGTAGVVSSLAEVDDAATVDVMVALHARLRQGGGLGDAMLAAREAAAGDSVLAATAASFTVLGI